Proteins found in one Drosophila innubila isolate TH190305 chromosome X, UK_Dinn_1.0, whole genome shotgun sequence genomic segment:
- the LOC117790700 gene encoding probable inactive protein kinase DDB_G0270444: protein MSDRLSRTEVLKLSLDEYIDRYVTDDVKLGRRSSRGSYRHRRQLYQRTHYFALSYQREHQERIQKLRAARHEERIREYRREQALQEQKQEQQEEQKEQQEIADSDEEPIDEANNNLLKPMNEYNYNLLVGMGLLLPKPNKNQKIPLPETSEAENRELVIVKVESEAPTTIKKELQMAQIEDKNIPMPETRQLVIVKVESEEPTTIKKELPIAQIEDTKENVPENQIEFIIKEKIESEYQFQYIIKEEMQTEMQVEYIIRKEAESQIEDEYTINELAYTNDDDFKQQVVAEYGNEFTIQSEVEDEYNTAKVESEIEDECSTDTIIAEIEKHTREVIEMEQDINSDMLYIPTNLSINE from the exons ATGTCGGATCGTCTATCGCGCACGGAAGTCTTGAAACTCAGTCTTG ATGAGTACATCGATCGCTATGTGACCGACGATGTGAAGTTGGGACGCCGCTCGAGTCGAGGATCGTATCGCCATCGGCGACAACTCTATCAGCGCACTCATTACTTTGCGCTCTCCTATCAGCGAGAGCATCAGGAGCGGATTCAGAAGTTGCGGGCAGCGCGTCATGAGGAACGCATCCGGGAATATCGCAGGGAGCAGGCATTGCAGGAGCagaagcaggagcagcaaGAGGAGCAGAAAGAGCAGCAGGAAATAGCGGACTCCGATGAGGAGCCAATTGATGAAGCCAACAATAATCTATTAAAGCCGATGAATGAATATAATTACAATCTGTTGGTAGGCATGGGATTACTTTTGCCCAAACcgaacaaaaatcaaaagatcCCGCTGCCAGAGACTTCTGAGGCAGAGAATCGCGAATTGGTCATAGTAAAAGTTGAGTCCGAAGCGCCAACAACCATCAAGAAGGAGCTACAAATGGCTCAGATTGAAGATAAAAATATCCCGATGCCAGAGACTCGCCAATTGGTCATAGTAAAAGTTGAGTCCGAAGAACCAACAACCATCAAGAAGGAACTACCAATCGCACAGATTGAAGATACAAAGGAAAATGTACCGGAAAATCAAATAGAATTCATCATTAAGGAGAAAATCGAATCAGAGTATCAATTTCAATACATTATCAAGGAGGAAATGCAAACCGAAATGCAAGTTGAATACATCATTAGAAAGGAAGCCGAGTCTCAGATCGAAGATGAATACACTATCAACGAGTTAGCGTATACAAATGATGATGACTTTAAGCAGCAAGTTGTGGCAGAGTATGGAAATGAATTCACCATTCAATCGGAGGTGGAAGATGAATACAATACTGCGAAAGTTGAATCCGAGATTGAAGATGAATGCTCCACAGATACGATTATCGCGGAAATCGAAAAACACACAAGGGAGGTTATCGAAATGGAGCAAGATATCAATAGTGATATGCTCTATATACCCACTAATCTTTCAATTAACGAATGA
- the LOC117793433 gene encoding uncharacterized protein LOC117793433, with protein MMMKLSLLLSLLSLLHLSAGLPIAPTTLDGATPIDAQVSAADFGALDAFAEDAAENSETAASESAGFKISLLPMPDKTAESVNLEHEAIPSKVYTAYDNTHKGIADISHPVPILDSISEHEKYGNNGDKFDGISRSIVNGYEAFSNLLNTLIQKPKELARSVSKGITAQLDIIGGKLVGL; from the exons atgatgatgaagctgtcattgttgttgtcgttgttgtcgttgttgcatttgtcTGCGGGTTTGCCCATTGCGCCCACCACTTTGGACGGTGCCACGCCCATTGACGCCCAGGTCTCAGCCGCCGATTTTGGCGCCCTGGATGCATTCGCTGAAGATGCCGCCGAAAATTCCGAAACGGCAGCCAGCGAGTCAGCGGGCTTCAAG ATCTCATTGCTGCCGATGCCCGACAAGACGGCGGAGTCTGTGAATCTGGAGCATGAGGCAATTCCATCCAAAGTGTATACCGCCTATGACAATACACATAAGGGGATTGCCGATATTTCGCAT CCTGTGCCCATTTTGGACAGCATCAGCGAACATGAGAAGTATGGCAACAATGGCGACAAATTCGACGGCATCTCTCGCTCGATTGTCAATGGTTACGAAGCGTTTTCCAATCTCCTCAACACCTTAATACAG AAACCCAAAGAATTGGCGCGCAGTGTATCGAAGGGCATCACAGCCCAACTGGACATCATTGGAGGCAAGCTCGTCGGTCTCTAA